In the genome of Candidatus Methylomirabilota bacterium, one region contains:
- a CDS encoding flavin reductase family protein: MDANVKKTVLRMIPYGLYVLTAKGKDDAVAAATVNWVTQASFAPPLVAVGVKADSHAHALIKDSKAFALNMLGKGQQAMAFTFFKPAVRENQTISGEPFRWGSTGAPVLERTPAYVECRLVDTVEKGDHSVFVGEVVDAGQGGAIEGRADDATLWLKELGPNVFYGG; this comes from the coding sequence ATGGATGCCAACGTCAAGAAGACGGTGCTGCGCATGATCCCCTACGGCCTCTACGTGCTGACCGCGAAGGGCAAGGACGACGCGGTCGCGGCCGCGACGGTGAACTGGGTCACCCAGGCCTCGTTCGCCCCACCACTGGTGGCGGTCGGTGTCAAGGCCGACTCGCACGCGCACGCGCTCATCAAGGACTCGAAGGCCTTCGCGCTCAACATGCTCGGCAAGGGCCAGCAGGCGATGGCCTTCACCTTCTTCAAGCCGGCGGTGCGCGAGAACCAGACCATCTCGGGCGAGCCCTTCCGCTGGGGCAGCACCGGCGCCCCCGTGCTCGAGCGCACACCCGCCTACGTCGAATGCCGCCTCGTGGATACCGTCGAGAAGGGCGACCACTCGGTCTTCGTCGGCGAGGTGGTGGACGCGGGGCAGGGCGGGGCCATCGAGGGCCGCGCGGACGATGCCACGCTGTGGCTGAAGGAGCTGGGGCCGAACGTGTTCTACGGGGGTTAG